The following proteins come from a genomic window of Sorghum bicolor cultivar BTx623 chromosome 3, Sorghum_bicolor_NCBIv3, whole genome shotgun sequence:
- the LOC8057727 gene encoding G-type lectin S-receptor-like serine/threonine-protein kinase SD2-5, translated as MAMASTRACVLPMLLAVAVLLLVEQIALSSADFPLGGQATVQLPPAPCQPGFAARAVVLDTQGHRQPAFVAAVSAAEAGAGRCTCSLVVLLGGVKVWASDHLEKFVPAALCRLELTEDGQLRLTDGAGKVGWLSGTAGQGVKALHLDRKTGNLILLDAQNCIRWQSLDDPTDTFLRGQQRRLPVHLIAPTTKAAAASSVFYSLELDGDKVAAYINFGDTRYSYWELPSPANRTMASARLNGSGLRLLDLQGATVAQITPPVKKPPVSFLALAGDDGNLVMYYYDTQHQKFRASYKALGFCELPLSCSIHEVCSSAGKCKDFSDYADRPPARAAGNASSSSSNPCEGDGDKACMVHLRGVTTVLRTASPALTNVTLRECVVECARNLSCNAALYVKDDAGGVAAAADDHGVCSHYTLTAGAREVTDGSHLRYSYWVKFPAAAGGGDDDDDDDDSSLGKLSTGTILMICGAIDVVCAVVFVVLIAMYFRRLRRLAAAVDRVVELQEGAAEGVGEQNDTDGNGSGHN; from the exons ATGGCCATGGCCAGCACCCGCGCCTGCGTTTTGCCtatgctgctcgccgtggcagtgcttctcctcgtcgaacaAATCGCTCTCTCGTCGGCAGACTTCCCTCTCGGCGGCCAGGCCACGGTGCAGCTGCCTCCGGCGCCCTGCCAGCCGGGCTTCGCCGCGAGGGCGGTGGTGCTCGACACCCAGGGCCATCGGCAGCCGGCCTTTGTCGCTGCCGTGAGCGCCGCCGAGGCCGGCGCGGGGCGGTGCACGTGCTCGCTGGTCGTCCTCCTGGGCGGCGTTAAGGTCTGGGCCTCCGACCATCTCGAGAAGTTCGTGCCGGCCGCCCTGTGCCGGCTTGAGCTCACGGAGGACGGCCAGCTGCGGCTGACGGACGGCGCCGGGAAAGTCGGGTGGCTGTCCGGCACGGCGGGGCAAGGCGTCAAG GCGCTGCACTTGGATCGCAAGACCGGCAACCTCATCCTCCTCGACGCCCAGAACTGCATCAGGTGGCAAAGCTTGGATGATCCGACGGACACATTCCTACGCGGCCAGCAGCGCAGACTGCCCGTGCACTTGATCGCACCCACGAcaaaggcggcggcggcgtcctcgGTGTTCTACTCCTTGGAGCTTGACGGCGACAAGGTAGCTGCCTACATCAACTTCGGGGATACCAGGTACTCCTACTGGGAGCTCCCCTCTCCAGCCAACCGCACGATGGCATCGGCGAGGCTCAACGGGTCTGGGCTGAGATTGCTGGACCTGCAGGGAGCGACGGTGGCGCAGATCACGCCGCCGGTGAAGAAACCGCCGGTAAGCTTCCTTGCGCTGGCCGGCGACGACGGCAACCTGGTGATGTACTACTATGACACTCAGCACCAGAAGTTCAGGGCCTCGTACAAGGCGCTCGGGTTCTGCGAGCTCCCGCTCTCCTGCAGCATCCACGAGGTGTGCTCATCCGCCGGGAAATGCAAGGACTTCTCCGACTACGCCGACCGGCCGCCGGCGCGCGCCGCCGGCaacgccagcagcagcagcagcaacccctgTGAAGGGGACGGCGATAAAGCGTGTATGGTCCACTTGAGGGGCGTCACCACGGTGCTCCGGACTGCGTCGCCGGCGCTTACCAACGTGACGCTCCGGGAGTGCGTGGTGGAGTGCGCGCGCAACCTCTCGTGCAACGCCGCACTCTACGTGAAGGATGACGCCGGCGGCGTCGCTGCGGCAGCTGATGACCACGGCGTGTGTTCGCACTACACGCTGACGGCGGGGGCAAGGGAGGTGACCGACGGGAGTCACCTCCGGTACAGCTACTGGGTGAAGTTCCCTGCAGCAGCAGGTGGaggggacgacgacgacgacgacgacgatagcTCTCTCGGCAAGCTTAGCACTGGCACGATATTGATGATATGTGGGGCGATCGACGTGGTGTGCGCCGTGGTGTTTGTGGTGCTCATAGCCATGTATTTTCGTCGCCTTCGTCGGCTGGCGGCCGCGGTGGACAGAGTCGTCGAGCTCCAAGAAGGCGCGGCTGAGGGCGTCGGGGAGCAAAACGACACCGACGGTAATGGGTCCGGACACAACTGA
- the LOC8085408 gene encoding vacuolar protein sorting-associated protein 27, with the protein MYPSGAMVGAAPATRPSASSRVEKATSHLLMGPDWAVNLEICDILNADVWQTKDVVKAVKKRLQNKDPKVQFFALTLLETMMKNCGEYVQFEVAEQHVLQEMVKIIQKKNDMQVRDKILLLLDSWQEAFGGPGSKYPQYHWAYLEVKATGVVFPKRPIDAPPIFTPPATHNSQTYGSPRYAAGSLSDRMSSDVENLSLGDFNKIRNVTDLLKDMVYALNPSDRTAINDEIITDLVTECRSNQQKLLQFVSSSGNEQLLKQGLEINDLLQSVLAKYDAVASGAPLAVEAPVREAIEAPMEAPAVKPSAPPEHNDNVNEEEDEFAQLAQRKNKSVVSSDDASSSTGADLALVPIDQAVSESSSSVASNALVLLDPAPSTSTEPKELDMIDLLSLTLCSPTPETSTDSSAQDQNGPQQPAVTHNQNGPHEPTVTNGQRYPSSVPQYPSNYQPHAASQGYAPQNSNYVAPWAQTGAYPPQPPAYASGYGYPAPPWVAPTQPVDSNPFLSVNYQDPRPAATPVAQPATYAPPPASYPPSSISYTPFAAPQLIQHNSPVGSPSNGQTANQAQLSVNHQQPKDSSAASTRPYYIPDNLFSDLIDVKSFGGGNKMGGPTTMGSSNGGQPMIGGKK; encoded by the exons ATGTACCCGTCGGGGGCCATGGTGGGGGCGGCGCCCGCGACGCGGCCGAGCGCGTCGTCGCGGGTGGAGAAGGCCACGAGCCACCTGCTGATGGGGCCCGACTGGGCCGTCAACCTCGAAATCTGCGACATCCTCAACGCCGACGTCTG GCAAACAAAGGATGTGGTGAAGGCAGTGAAAAAGAGATTGCAGAACAAGGACCCAAAGGTTCAGTTTTTTGCTTTGACG CTTTTGGAGACAATGATGAAGAACTGTGGTGAATATGTTCAGTTTGAAGTTGCTGAACAGCATGTTCTGCAAGAAATGGTTAAAATTATCCAGAAGAAG AATGATATGCAGGTAAGGGATAAAATATTATTACTTTTAGACTCTTGGCAAGAGGCATTTGGTGGTCCTGGAAGTAAATACCCACAATATCATTGGGCATATCTTGAAGTAAAG GCGACAGGTGTGGTGTTCCCAAAACGTCCTATAGATGCCCCGCCAATATTTACTCCTCCAGCTACACATAATTCTCAGACCTATGGTTCACCCAGATATGCTGCAGGAAGTCTAAGTGACAGAATGTCCTCGGATGTTGAGAATCTGAG CTTAGGAGATTTTAATAAGATTCGAAATGTGACAGACCTACTGAAGGATATGGTGTATGCTTTAAACCCATCTGATCGAACG GCTATTAACGATGAAATTATCACAGATCTTGTGACCGAGTGTCGCTCAAATCAACAAAAGCTTCTGCAGTTTGTCAGTTCATCAGG GAATGAACAGTTACTAAAGCAAGGACTGGAGATAAATGATCTCTTACAAAGTGTACTGGCAAAGTATGATGCTGTGGCCTCTGGTGCTCCTTTGGCAGTTGAAGCACCTGTGCGAGAGGCAATCGAGGCTCCTATGGAGGCTCCTGCAGTAAAGCCATCTGCACCCCCAGAACATAATGATAATGTTAACGAAGAGGAAGATGAGTTTGCCCAGCTAGCTCAAAG GAAAAACAAATCCGTAGTAAGTAGTGACGATGCATCGTCCAGCACTGGGGCGGACCTTGCCCTTGTACCCATTGATCAAGCAGTTTCAGAATCGTCATCTTCTGTTGCAAGCAATGCACTGGTTCTTCTTGATCCTGCTCCCAGTACTAGCACTGAACCAAAAGAGCTGGACATGATCGACCTTCTAAGCCTCACCTTGTGCAGCCCTACTCCTGAAACTTCAACAGATTCTTCAGCACAGGATCAAAATGGACCCCAGCAACCTGCAGTTACACATAATCAAAATGGGCCCCATGAACCTACAGTTACAAATGGGCAACGATATCCTTCTAGTGTGCCACAGTATCCTTCAAACTACCAGCCTCACGCTGCAAGCCAGGGTTATGCTCCACAGAACAGCAACTACGTTGCACCTTGGGCCCAGACTGGAGCATATCCACCTCAGCCTCCAGCATATGCATCTGGCTATGGCTACCCTGCACCACCATGGGTGGCACCTACACAACCTGTTGATTCTAACCCTTTCCTTTCGGTTAATTACCAAGATCCTCGCCCTGCTGCCACTCCTGTTGCTCAACCAGCCACATATGCACCTCCCCCAGCTTCATACCCCCCTTCTTCAATATCTTATACACCATTTGCAGCCCCCCAGTTAATCCAGCATAACAGTCCTGTGGGTTCACCAAGCAATGGGCAGACTGCAAATCAAGCACAACTGAGTGTGAATCATCAACAACCAAAAGATTCTTCGGCAGCATCTACCAGACCATACTACATACCTGATAATCTATTCAGCGATTTGATCGATGTGAAAAGTTTTGGTGGTGGAAATAAGATGGGCGGACCCACTACAATGGGTAGCTCAAATGGTGGTCAGCCTATGATTGGTGGAAAGAAATAG
- the LOC8085409 gene encoding succinate dehydrogenase subunit 5, mitochondrial yields MAAAALRSSAARRLLRLAPAASSALSAASRPTAGVAPLTRPIAALSGGNNPISWKPRRFFSSNEKHLPAISDPEIEAAFKDLLAASWNELPDSLIEEAKKAESKATNDKAGQEALKNVFRAAEACEEFSGTLVTLRMALDDLCGLTGENVGPLPGYIEDAVKAAYNRYMTYLESFGPEENYLRKKVETELGTKMIHLKMRCSGIGSEWGKISLIGTSGISGSYVELRA; encoded by the exons atggccgccgccgccctccgcTCCTCCGCCGCACGCCGGCTTCTGCGCCTCGCCCCGGCAGCGTCATCGGCTCTGTCCGCTGCTTCCCGGCCCACCGCCGGGGTGGCGCCGCTCACGCGCCCGATCGCCGCGCTATCAG GTGGGAACAATCCTATCTCATGGAAACCGAGGCGCTTCTTCAGTTCAAATGAAAAACACTTGCCTGCAATATCTGATCCAGAGATAGAAGCTGCATTTAAGGATTTGTTGGCTGCTAGTTGGAATGAACTTCCAGATTCTCTCATAGAAGAAGCAAAGAAAGCAGAATCTAAAGCCACCAATGATAAGGCTGGTCAAGAGGCTTTGAAAAATGTATTTCGTGCAGCTGAGGCATGTGAAGAATTTAGTGGAACCTTGGTTACCCTAAGAATGGCTCTTGATGATCTTTGCGGCCTGACTGGCGAA AATGTGGGTCCCTTACCTGGTTATATTGAAGATGCTGTTAAAGCTGCATATAATCGCTACATGACATATCTGGAGTCCTTTGGCCCTGAGGAAAATTATCTAAGAAAGAAGGTGGAGACTGAGTTGGGGACAAAAATGATACACCTCAAAATGAGATGCAGTGGCATAGGTTCCGAGTGGGGAAAG ATCTCCCTGATTGGCACCTCAGGGATCTCGGGTTCCTATGTTGAGCTAAGGGCATGA
- the LOC8057728 gene encoding probable sodium-coupled neutral amino acid transporter 6 isoform X1, whose translation MVSKNPPFSAMPSAGCDNATAEGAALLLPEHAGDVVDAPRGGGSASVLGAVFNVSTSVVGAGIMSIPAAMRVLGVAPALALIAGVAVLANAAVDFMLRYTRGAPSYAALMDDAFGRAGAKLLNAFIAFNGFGTLTVYLNIIGDVMSGAATGGVEAHSGVLQEWFGSHWWTSREVVLVAAAAILLPLVLRKRVDSLRFTSAISILLAVVFMLISLGIALYALFKGTATMPRMLPDFSRLSSPFELFTAVPVIVVAFTFHFNVHPIRAELSKTSDMKTAVRISLVLCAAIYAAVGFFGYLLFGDATMADVLANFDRSSGAGVPQALNDAARLSYALHLVLVFPLLLFSLRVNVDELLFPGRRPLAADTRRFVSLTVVLMAVLYALAIAIPSIWTLFEYSGSTFAVTISLIFPGAIVLRDVHGIAKRKDKALAATMIVLAVVTSSIAIASNIMSSISDKVRGGDVSSR comes from the exons ATGGTGTCCAAGAACCCGCCGTTCTCAGCTATGCCCAGCGCCGGCTGTGACAACGCGACAGCGGAGGGGGCCGCCCTGCTGCTGCCGGAGCACGCCGGGGACGTCGTCGACGCCCCGCGCGGGGGCGGCTCCGCTTCGGTTCTTGGCGCGGTGTTCAACGTGTCGACGAGCGTGGTGGGCGCCGGGATCATGTCGATCCCGGCGGCCATGCGCGTGCTGGGCGTGGCGCCGGCGCTGGCGCTGATCGCCGGCGTCGCCGTCCTTGCCAACGCCGCCGTCGACTTCATGCTCCGGTACACCCGCGGCGCGCCGTCGTACGCTGCCCTGATGGACGACGCGTTCGGCCGCGCCGGTGCCAAGCTGCTCAACGCGTTCATCGCCTTCAACGGCTTCGGCACACTCACCGTCTACCTCAACATCATCG GGGACGTGATGTCGGGCGCGGCGACCGGCGGGGTGGAGGCGCACTCGGGGGTGCTGCAGGAGTGGTTCGGAAGCCATTGGTGGACCAGCCGGGAGGTGGTGCTGGTGGCAGCCGCGGCGATTCTCCTGCCTCTCGTGCTCCGGAAGCGTGTCG ATTCGCTGAGGTTCACGTCGGCCATCTCCATCCTACTGGCGGTGGTGTTCATGCTCATCAGCTTGGGGATCGCGCTATACGCGCTCTTCAAGGGCACCGCGACCATGCCGCGGATGCTCCCGGACTTCTCCAGGCTCTCCTCGCCGTTCGAGCTCTTCACCGCCGTCCCCGTCATCGTCGTCGCCTTCACCTTCCACTTCAACG TGCACCCGATCCGCGCGGAGCTGAGCAAGACGTCGGACATGAAGACGGCCGTGCGCATCTCCCTCGTGCTCTGCGCCGCCATCTACGCCGCCGTGGGATTCTTCGGGTACCTCCTGTTCGGGGACGCCACCATGGCCGACGTGCTCGCCAACTTCGACCGCAGCTCCGGGGCCGGCGTCCCGCAGGCGCTCAACGACGCGGCGCGCCTCAGCTACGCGCTGCACCTCGTGCTCGTGTTCCCGCTCCTCCTCTTCTCGCTCCGGGTCAACGTCGACGAGCTCCTCTTCCCGGGCCGCcggccgctcgccgccgacacGCGCCGGTTCGTGTCCCTGACGGTCGTGCTCATGGCGGTGCTCTACGCGCTGGCAATCGCCATCCCCAGCATCTGGACGCTCTTCGAGTACTCCGGGTCCACGTTCGCGGTCACCATCTCGTTGATCTTCCCTGGCGCCATAGTTCTCAG GGATGTTCATGGAATAGCGAAGCGCAAGGACAAGGCATTGGCGGCAACGATGATCGTTCTGGCAGTGGTCACCAGCAGCATCGCCATTGCCTCGAACATCATGAGCTCCATCAGTGACAAAGTCAGAGGAGGTGATGTATCTAGCAGATGA
- the LOC8057728 gene encoding probable sodium-coupled neutral amino acid transporter 6 isoform X2: MTPPPASTGKRAGDSAIDDEPLLPEFSAGGHGGGGASVSGAVFNVSTSIVGAGIMSIPAAMRVLGVVPALFLIAAVAALADVSVEFMLRYTGWAAGSKKQAPSYAGIMGDAFGRAGAAVLNVFIAFTTTGTLVVYLIIIGDVMSGSAGGGDEHAGVLQELFGPQWWTGRQFVLLVTAVFLLLPLVLRRRVDSLRFTSAISILLAVVFMLISLGIALYALFKGTATMPRMLPDFSRLSSPFELFTAVPVIVVAFTFHFNVHPIRAELSKTSDMKTAVRISLVLCAAIYAAVGFFGYLLFGDATMADVLANFDRSSGAGVPQALNDAARLSYALHLVLVFPLLLFSLRVNVDELLFPGRRPLAADTRRFVSLTVVLMAVLYALAIAIPSIWTLFEYSGSTFAVTISLIFPGAIVLRDVHGIAKRKDKALAATMIVLAVVTSSIAIASNIMSSISDKVRGGDVSSR; the protein is encoded by the exons atgacgccgccgccggcgagcacAGGCAAGCGCGCCGGCGACAGCGCGATAGACGACGAGCCGCTGCTGCCGGAGTTCTCGGCGGGtggccacggcggcggcggggcgtcGGTCTCCGGCGCCGTGTTCAACGTGTCGACGAGCATCGTCGGCGCCGGCATCATGTCGATCCCGGCAGCAATGCGTGTGCTCGGGGTGGTCCCGGCGCTGTTCCTcatcgccgccgtcgccgcgctcGCCGACGTCTCCGTGGAGTTCATGCTGCGGTACACGGGGTGGGCGGCCGGAAGCAAGAAGCAGGCCCCGTCGTACGCGGGGATCATGGGCGACGCCTTCggccgcgccggcgccgccgtgctCAACGTCTTCATCGCCTTCACCACCACGGGCACGCTCGTCGtctacctcatcatcatcg GGGACGTGATGTCTGGGAGCGCCGGCGGAGGCGACGAGCACGCCGGGGTGCTGCAGGAGCTGTTCGGCCCGCAGTGGTGGACGGGGAGGCAGTTCGTGCTGCTCGTCACCGCCGTCTTCCTTCTGCTGCCGCTCGTGCTCCGCCGCCGTGTCG ATTCGCTGAGGTTCACGTCGGCCATCTCCATCCTACTGGCGGTGGTGTTCATGCTCATCAGCTTGGGGATCGCGCTATACGCGCTCTTCAAGGGCACCGCGACCATGCCGCGGATGCTCCCGGACTTCTCCAGGCTCTCCTCGCCGTTCGAGCTCTTCACCGCCGTCCCCGTCATCGTCGTCGCCTTCACCTTCCACTTCAACG TGCACCCGATCCGCGCGGAGCTGAGCAAGACGTCGGACATGAAGACGGCCGTGCGCATCTCCCTCGTGCTCTGCGCCGCCATCTACGCCGCCGTGGGATTCTTCGGGTACCTCCTGTTCGGGGACGCCACCATGGCCGACGTGCTCGCCAACTTCGACCGCAGCTCCGGGGCCGGCGTCCCGCAGGCGCTCAACGACGCGGCGCGCCTCAGCTACGCGCTGCACCTCGTGCTCGTGTTCCCGCTCCTCCTCTTCTCGCTCCGGGTCAACGTCGACGAGCTCCTCTTCCCGGGCCGCcggccgctcgccgccgacacGCGCCGGTTCGTGTCCCTGACGGTCGTGCTCATGGCGGTGCTCTACGCGCTGGCAATCGCCATCCCCAGCATCTGGACGCTCTTCGAGTACTCCGGGTCCACGTTCGCGGTCACCATCTCGTTGATCTTCCCTGGCGCCATAGTTCTCAG GGATGTTCATGGAATAGCGAAGCGCAAGGACAAGGCATTGGCGGCAACGATGATCGTTCTGGCAGTGGTCACCAGCAGCATCGCCATTGCCTCGAACATCATGAGCTCCATCAGTGACAAAGTCAGAGGAGGTGATGTATCTAGCAGATGA